From Priestia filamentosa, a single genomic window includes:
- the kdgD gene encoding 5-dehydro-4-deoxyglucarate dehydratase encodes MTITRKAPTGILGFPVAPFNEQGKIDEKGLEANIQFLLDEGLEAIFIACGSGEFHALNTSEYEKMVEVAQSVVNGKVPVYTGVGGNLSTALEWAKISEDKGADGYLILPPYLIKGEQEGLYEYLRTIIDSTSLNAIVYQRDNAVLQLPTLQKLLDLPQLVGLKDGYGNMELNIQLTQTVGKRLGWLNGMPMAEVTMPAYAPIGFDSYSSAISNYIPHVSRMFYEAILNQNQELVTELYQNVILPINSIRHRKSGYAVSLIKAGMEIIGLPVKNTVRPPVVPVDKEDYRDLEKVIEKTFQKYPKSQKSVLS; translated from the coding sequence ATGACGATTACAAGAAAAGCACCGACGGGGATTCTAGGTTTTCCTGTTGCTCCATTCAATGAGCAAGGGAAAATAGATGAAAAAGGATTAGAAGCTAACATTCAATTTTTATTAGATGAGGGATTAGAAGCTATTTTCATTGCGTGTGGATCTGGAGAATTCCACGCTTTAAATACAAGTGAGTATGAGAAAATGGTCGAGGTCGCTCAAAGTGTTGTAAATGGTAAAGTACCTGTTTATACAGGAGTAGGAGGGAATTTATCAACAGCACTTGAGTGGGCAAAGATTTCAGAAGATAAAGGGGCAGACGGTTATCTAATTCTTCCTCCTTACTTGATTAAAGGAGAGCAGGAAGGACTTTATGAATATCTCAGAACAATTATTGACTCTACAAGCTTAAATGCAATTGTGTATCAAAGAGACAATGCGGTGCTACAGCTACCAACGCTTCAAAAATTACTTGATCTGCCACAGCTTGTTGGTTTAAAAGATGGTTATGGAAATATGGAGCTCAATATTCAGTTAACACAAACAGTTGGAAAACGACTAGGGTGGCTGAACGGAATGCCGATGGCGGAAGTGACAATGCCTGCATATGCTCCAATTGGATTTGATTCATATTCTTCAGCAATTTCAAATTACATTCCACACGTTTCAAGAATGTTTTATGAGGCAATCTTAAATCAAAATCAAGAGCTTGTAACAGAGCTTTATCAAAACGTTATTCTACCTATTAACTCGATTCGTCATCGAAAATCAGGCTATGCTGTATCACTTATTAAGGCAGGAATGGAGATTATCGGATTGCCGGTAAAAAATACGGTACGCCCACCTGTTGTACCTGTTGATAAAGAAGACTATCGCGATCTTGAAAAAGTAATTGAAAAAACATTCCAAAAATATCCAAAATCACAAAAAAGCGTTCTTTCTTAA
- the gucD gene encoding alpha-ketoglutaric semialdehyde dehydrogenase GucD, protein MSIHTEEKQYPNFINGKEVFSSSSEVIKIINPANTKDVVGYVQKSTEEDLNEAVQAAATAQQKWKKLSGAERGQYLYAVADIMEKKIDEIAHCAMREMGKTFGETKGETMRGIAILRYYAGEGMRKVGDVIPSTDKDALMFTTRAPLGVVGVITPWNFPVAIPIWKMAPALIYGNTVVIKPATETAITCAKIVQCFQEANIPEGVINMVTGSGSVIGQGIATHPGIQAVTFTGSDGVGKRIGQQALARGAKYQLEMGGKNPVIVTNDADLDLAVDGTISGAFRSTGQKCTATSRVIVQSDVYEEFKEKLLAKTKELAVGNGKDSSTWMGPCANEGQLNTVLSYIEKGKEEGATLLFGGERLTEGELKDGYYVQPTIFENVNSKMTIAQEEIFGPVIALLKVESVEEALHIANDVEYGLSASIFTTNISSMLSFINEMDAGLVRINSESAGVELQAPFGGMKQSSSHSREQGEAAKEFFTAIKTVFVKG, encoded by the coding sequence ATGAGCATTCATACAGAAGAAAAACAGTATCCAAATTTTATTAATGGAAAAGAAGTTTTCTCATCTTCAAGTGAAGTGATTAAAATTATCAATCCAGCAAATACAAAAGATGTTGTTGGATATGTTCAAAAATCAACAGAAGAAGATTTAAATGAAGCAGTTCAAGCAGCTGCAACAGCACAACAGAAATGGAAGAAACTATCAGGAGCTGAGCGAGGACAATATTTGTACGCTGTAGCTGATATTATGGAAAAGAAAATAGATGAAATCGCTCATTGTGCAATGCGTGAAATGGGGAAAACATTTGGTGAAACAAAAGGCGAAACAATGCGAGGAATTGCTATATTACGCTACTACGCTGGTGAAGGTATGCGTAAAGTAGGAGATGTGATTCCTTCAACTGATAAGGATGCGCTTATGTTTACAACACGTGCACCACTTGGTGTTGTTGGTGTCATTACGCCTTGGAACTTCCCTGTTGCTATCCCAATTTGGAAGATGGCACCTGCGCTTATCTATGGAAACACAGTTGTAATTAAGCCAGCAACTGAAACGGCGATAACGTGCGCTAAAATTGTTCAATGTTTTCAAGAAGCTAATATTCCAGAGGGAGTCATTAACATGGTAACAGGCTCTGGCTCTGTTATTGGACAAGGTATTGCGACTCATCCAGGAATTCAAGCCGTAACTTTCACAGGATCAGACGGAGTTGGAAAAAGAATCGGTCAGCAAGCACTTGCGCGTGGAGCGAAGTATCAACTTGAAATGGGTGGAAAGAACCCGGTTATTGTAACAAATGATGCAGATTTAGATTTAGCTGTTGATGGAACAATTAGCGGTGCATTTCGTTCAACAGGCCAAAAGTGTACAGCAACAAGTCGCGTTATTGTCCAAAGTGACGTTTATGAAGAGTTTAAAGAAAAGTTATTAGCTAAAACAAAAGAACTTGCGGTCGGTAATGGAAAAGACAGCAGCACATGGATGGGTCCATGCGCAAATGAAGGTCAGCTTAATACGGTTCTTTCCTATATTGAGAAAGGAAAAGAAGAAGGAGCAACACTTTTATTTGGTGGCGAACGATTAACAGAAGGCGAGCTTAAAGATGGTTATTATGTTCAACCTACTATCTTTGAAAACGTAAATTCCAAGATGACGATTGCTCAAGAAGAAATCTTTGGTCCAGTTATTGCGCTTCTTAAAGTGGAAAGTGTTGAAGAAGCTCTTCATATCGCCAACGATGTCGAATATGGTTTAAGTGCCTCTATTTTCACAACAAACATTAGCTCTATGCTGTCGTTCATTAACGAAATGGATGCAGGGCTTGTACGAATCAATTCGGAAAGTGCGGGAGTAGAGCTTCAAGCACCGTTTGGAGGTATGAAACAATCAAGCTCACATTCTCGTGAACAAGGAGAAGCGGCGAAAGAATTTTTCACAGCTATTAAGACGGTTTTTGTCAAAGGATAA
- a CDS encoding MFS transporter — protein sequence MGQAKLSIETTRKSRVRWFVVFMLFVLTTINYADRATLSIVGDSVQKDLGLSAVSMGYVFSAFGWAYVIGQLPGGWLLDKFGSKVVIAASVFFWSLFTFFQGFIGFFTAGVAIIMLFSLRFIVGLAEAPSFPGNSRIVASWFPKSERGTASAIFNSAQYFALVLFSPLMAWIVHRFDWHMVFIVMGVLGMILAAVWLKVIHSPKKHPRITKEEIAYIEEGGGLVDMDEGTEAKTGKEKEAKKGPQWSQVKQLLTNRMLVGVYLGQYCITTLTYFFLTWFPVYLVQARGMSILEAGFISSLPAICGFVGGVLGGIVSDFFLKKGRSLTFARKTPIVIGMLLSCSMIACNYVDAEWLVVVIMSLAFFGKGFGALGWAVVSDTSPKEIAGLSGGLFNTFGNIASITTPIIIGYIVNATGSFNGALVFVGANAIVAILCYLLLVGEIKRVELKGAGMKPESNLKM from the coding sequence ATGGGTCAAGCAAAATTAAGCATCGAAACTACAAGAAAAAGTCGGGTTCGCTGGTTTGTTGTCTTTATGCTTTTTGTTTTAACGACAATTAACTATGCTGACCGTGCAACGCTTTCAATTGTTGGTGACTCTGTACAAAAAGATCTTGGATTAAGTGCTGTATCAATGGGCTACGTCTTTTCAGCATTTGGCTGGGCATATGTTATTGGGCAGCTTCCTGGTGGATGGCTTTTAGATAAGTTTGGATCGAAGGTAGTTATTGCCGCGAGCGTCTTCTTTTGGTCTCTTTTCACTTTTTTCCAAGGCTTTATTGGCTTTTTTACTGCAGGAGTCGCTATAATTATGTTATTCAGCCTGCGTTTTATTGTAGGACTTGCTGAAGCTCCTTCATTTCCAGGGAACAGTCGGATTGTTGCCTCATGGTTTCCAAAATCTGAAAGAGGAACAGCCTCAGCAATCTTTAATTCCGCTCAGTACTTCGCATTAGTATTGTTTTCACCGCTAATGGCATGGATTGTACATAGATTTGACTGGCACATGGTTTTTATTGTGATGGGTGTTCTTGGAATGATTCTAGCAGCCGTATGGTTAAAAGTCATTCATAGTCCGAAAAAACATCCTCGTATAACTAAGGAAGAAATAGCCTACATAGAAGAAGGCGGCGGCTTAGTTGATATGGATGAAGGAACAGAAGCAAAAACAGGAAAAGAGAAAGAAGCAAAAAAAGGGCCACAGTGGTCTCAAGTGAAGCAGCTACTAACAAATCGGATGCTTGTTGGAGTGTATCTTGGGCAGTACTGTATTACAACACTAACTTACTTTTTCTTAACATGGTTTCCTGTCTATTTAGTTCAAGCGCGCGGCATGTCTATTCTAGAAGCCGGATTTATTTCTTCTCTGCCTGCAATTTGCGGGTTTGTCGGTGGGGTTCTAGGAGGAATTGTGTCTGATTTCTTCTTGAAAAAAGGGCGTTCTTTAACCTTTGCACGTAAAACGCCAATTGTAATCGGAATGCTGCTTTCCTGCAGTATGATTGCTTGTAACTATGTTGATGCAGAGTGGCTTGTTGTTGTGATTATGTCACTTGCGTTTTTTGGAAAAGGATTTGGTGCATTAGGTTGGGCTGTTGTTTCAGATACGTCGCCAAAAGAAATTGCAGGATTAAGCGGCGGACTTTTTAATACATTTGGAAACATTGCTTCTATTACAACACCTATCATCATCGGATATATCGTAAATGCGACAGGCTCTTTCAATGGAGCACTCGTTTTTGTCGGAGCAAACGCGATTGTGGCTATTCTATGCTACTTGCTTCTTGTTGGTGAAATTAAACGAGTGGAGTTAAAAGGTGCAGGAATGAAACCTGAAAGCAATCTTAAGATGTAA
- the gudD gene encoding glucarate dehydratase translates to MTNYAIQNSGIQGEKEKTAHITSMEVIPVAGHDSMLLNLSGAHGPFFTRNIVILKDSAGNTGVGEVPGGEKIRKTLEDAKSLVIGERIGRYNAILNNVREKFANRDAAGRGFQTFDLRVTIHAVTALEAALLDLVGKFLGVPVAALLGEGQQRESVEMLGYLFYVGDRKKTDLAYRSEEDQKNDWFRLRHEEALTPEAVVRLAEASYEQYGFNDFKLKGGVLSGEEEIEAVTALSKRFPNARITLDPNGAWSLEEAISLCKNKHDVLAYAEDPCGAEGVYSAREVMAEFRRATGLQTATNMIATDWRQMGHAIMLQSVDIPLADPHFWTMQGSVRVAQMCHEWGLTWGSHSNNHFDISLAMFTHVAAAAPGNITAIDTHWIWQDGQRLTKEPFQIKGGVVEVPNRPGLGIEIDMEEVEKAHELYEKMGLGARDDAKAMQYLIKDWKFDNKRPCLVR, encoded by the coding sequence ATGACAAATTACGCAATTCAAAACAGTGGGATTCAAGGAGAAAAAGAGAAAACAGCACATATTACAAGTATGGAAGTGATCCCTGTTGCAGGTCATGACAGTATGCTATTAAATTTAAGCGGAGCACATGGTCCTTTTTTTACGCGAAACATCGTTATTTTAAAGGATAGCGCAGGAAATACGGGCGTTGGCGAAGTACCAGGAGGAGAAAAAATTAGAAAAACTCTTGAAGATGCTAAGTCACTTGTTATTGGAGAGAGAATTGGGCGGTACAACGCTATTTTGAATAACGTACGGGAGAAATTTGCAAACAGAGATGCAGCTGGGCGCGGATTTCAAACGTTTGATCTGCGCGTTACAATTCATGCTGTTACTGCATTAGAAGCAGCTCTTTTAGATCTTGTTGGAAAGTTTTTAGGTGTTCCTGTTGCTGCTCTTCTAGGAGAAGGTCAGCAGAGAGAATCTGTTGAGATGTTAGGTTACTTATTTTATGTAGGAGACCGTAAAAAAACAGATTTAGCATACAGAAGTGAAGAAGATCAAAAAAATGATTGGTTTAGACTTCGCCATGAAGAAGCATTAACACCAGAAGCGGTTGTCCGTCTTGCTGAAGCATCCTACGAACAATACGGGTTTAACGATTTCAAGTTAAAGGGTGGCGTGCTATCAGGGGAAGAAGAAATTGAAGCTGTGACAGCACTCTCTAAACGTTTTCCAAATGCAAGAATTACTCTTGATCCAAATGGAGCATGGTCACTTGAAGAAGCTATTTCTCTTTGTAAAAATAAGCATGACGTTTTAGCATATGCTGAAGACCCATGTGGAGCAGAAGGTGTATATTCAGCGCGTGAAGTAATGGCGGAATTTAGAAGAGCTACAGGTTTGCAAACAGCGACAAATATGATTGCAACAGACTGGCGTCAAATGGGTCATGCTATTATGCTCCAATCTGTTGACATCCCACTAGCAGATCCACATTTCTGGACAATGCAAGGTTCTGTTCGAGTGGCTCAAATGTGTCACGAGTGGGGATTAACATGGGGATCTCATTCAAATAATCATTTTGATATCTCACTAGCAATGTTTACTCACGTGGCAGCAGCAGCACCTGGGAATATTACGGCAATTGATACACATTGGATTTGGCAAGATGGTCAACGATTAACAAAAGAGCCGTTCCAAATTAAAGGCGGGGTTGTAGAAGTGCCAAATCGTCCTGGTCTTGGTATAGAAATTGATATGGAAGAAGTCGAAAAAGCTCATGAGCTGTATGAAAAGATGGGTCTTGGAGCAAGAGACGATGCAAAGGCAATGCAATATTTAATTAAGGATTGGAAATTTGATAACAAGCGTCCTTGTTTAGTTCGATAA
- a CDS encoding FadR/GntR family transcriptional regulator encodes MTGPMKKVSFKSVNRNTLAKQVVDRIIELLISGQLKPGDKLPTEMELLDVLHVSRPVLREALSALEILGVITRKTRDGTYFNNKVGTQPFSVMLALAVDNLPAIVEARMTLELGLVTMAAEKITDEQLQQLKKTIENIENSKDHNYGEFDKEFHRIIATSADNQIVEGMIHSLLLTHEKTDNEITFREPKLTAQHHTAIYNALCNHDPIDAFQQMYKHLKYVRDKVLKSYNPPQ; translated from the coding sequence ATGACGGGTCCAATGAAGAAGGTTTCATTTAAATCTGTGAATCGAAATACCCTTGCTAAACAAGTTGTTGACCGAATTATTGAGCTTCTCATTAGCGGCCAGCTGAAACCGGGTGACAAACTTCCAACGGAGATGGAGCTTCTTGACGTTCTCCATGTTAGCAGGCCTGTATTAAGAGAAGCATTAAGTGCTTTAGAGATATTAGGGGTAATTACGCGAAAAACACGCGATGGTACATATTTTAATAACAAAGTAGGTACACAGCCATTTTCAGTTATGCTTGCTCTCGCAGTTGATAACTTACCTGCTATTGTGGAAGCTCGGATGACGTTAGAGCTTGGTCTTGTAACAATGGCTGCTGAAAAAATAACAGATGAACAACTTCAGCAGCTGAAGAAAACAATTGAAAATATTGAAAACAGCAAAGACCACAACTATGGTGAATTTGATAAAGAATTTCACCGCATTATTGCCACAAGTGCGGACAATCAAATTGTAGAAGGAATGATTCACTCTTTGCTCCTTACACATGAAAAAACGGATAATGAAATAACGTTTAGAGAACCAAAATTAACAGCCCAGCATCATACAGCGATCTATAATGCTCTTTGTAATCATGATCCAATTGATGCTTTTCAACAGATGTATAAACACCTTAAGTATGTAAGAGATAAAGTATTGAAATCATATAATCCTCCTCAATAA
- a CDS encoding MarR family winged helix-turn-helix transcriptional regulator: protein MESNELREGRPVELLKSFWNVQKNMMQLIQKTAVNNGLSVPQYVILVTIAPYGEMLQKTVVEKTFLPKSTLSQAVDGLVSKGFIERHHVEGNRREVELLLSEEGKRFLKELHVQKSGIHDVFQRAADVLTEKEYEGILRTHNEISALLERKIVE, encoded by the coding sequence ATGGAAAGTAATGAACTACGTGAAGGGCGTCCTGTAGAGCTTCTTAAATCATTTTGGAATGTGCAAAAAAATATGATGCAGCTTATCCAAAAAACAGCTGTAAATAATGGACTGTCCGTTCCTCAATATGTCATTTTAGTAACCATTGCACCATATGGGGAGATGCTTCAAAAAACAGTTGTGGAAAAAACGTTTCTTCCGAAAAGTACGTTAAGTCAAGCTGTTGACGGACTTGTTTCAAAAGGATTTATCGAGCGGCATCATGTAGAAGGAAACCGCAGAGAAGTAGAACTTTTGTTAAGTGAAGAGGGAAAACGTTTTTTAAAAGAGCTTCATGTTCAAAAAAGCGGAATACACGATGTTTTTCAAAGAGCAGCAGATGTATTAACAGAAAAAGAATATGAAGGAATTTTACGAACACATAATGAGATTTCTGCGCTTTTAGAAAGAAAAATAGTAGAATAG
- a CDS encoding MDR family MFS transporter, whose product MMTVENNKSSNRKLVLTGLIIAMFFAALDGTIVGTAMPRIVGDLGGLSMMTWLTTSYLLTSTAVVPIAGKLADLLGRKTVYVSGIVIFMIASALCGLATNMTELIIYRGLQGIGGGIMMPMAMIVIGDLFTGKERAKFQGVFGGIYGLASVIGPQIGGWIVDSLNWKWVFYINLPVGILAAIFIAIGLEKHERKGKIKFDIAGMFTMIVGVVSLLLALSFGGKDYAWDSWQILGLFALALVGLVSFVIVENRAAEPILPMYLFKNRTFTLLNLIGFLMSVGMFGAVTFVPFFMQGIVGVSATESGTIMTPMMIAMIVTSIIGGQLVYKIGVKAQIITGMIVMAFGFFLLTTLNLHTSQLTAISYMAIIGLGMGLVMPIITLALQESFSKAELGVVTSSSQFFRSIGGTFGITVLGAVMNAKSGTLLTNDLVPYLDTLPAQASTLVTKLKEMISTNPQGLLQSLFSPDTVKGMPGEIVPILKTSLMESLHSVFFVGFALIIVGALFTLFLKKIKLENKKGEASSEQEEGVPSASH is encoded by the coding sequence ATAATGACAGTTGAAAATAATAAATCAAGCAATCGTAAGCTTGTTTTGACAGGACTTATTATTGCTATGTTTTTTGCTGCTCTTGATGGCACAATTGTTGGAACAGCAATGCCGAGAATTGTCGGAGATCTTGGCGGACTTAGCATGATGACATGGTTAACAACGTCATACTTATTAACATCAACAGCTGTTGTACCTATCGCAGGGAAACTAGCTGATTTACTTGGAAGAAAAACAGTTTATGTATCAGGTATTGTTATCTTTATGATTGCTTCTGCCCTTTGTGGATTAGCAACGAACATGACAGAACTTATCATTTACCGAGGATTGCAAGGAATTGGCGGCGGAATTATGATGCCAATGGCGATGATTGTAATCGGTGATTTATTCACTGGAAAAGAAAGAGCAAAATTCCAAGGGGTTTTCGGTGGTATTTATGGCTTAGCTTCTGTTATTGGTCCGCAGATTGGCGGTTGGATTGTTGATTCTCTAAACTGGAAATGGGTATTTTATATTAATCTTCCTGTGGGGATTTTAGCTGCAATCTTTATTGCTATCGGTCTTGAAAAACATGAACGAAAAGGCAAGATTAAATTTGATATTGCTGGAATGTTTACAATGATTGTTGGAGTTGTAAGCTTACTTTTAGCGCTAAGCTTTGGCGGCAAAGACTATGCTTGGGATTCATGGCAAATCCTTGGGTTGTTCGCTCTTGCTCTTGTTGGTTTAGTTAGCTTTGTTATTGTTGAGAATAGAGCAGCTGAGCCTATTTTACCAATGTACCTTTTCAAAAATCGAACGTTTACTCTTTTGAATTTAATCGGATTTTTAATGAGTGTTGGGATGTTTGGTGCTGTTACGTTCGTGCCATTCTTTATGCAAGGAATTGTTGGAGTAAGTGCAACAGAATCTGGCACAATTATGACACCAATGATGATTGCGATGATTGTAACAAGTATTATTGGTGGTCAGCTTGTCTATAAAATCGGTGTGAAAGCACAAATTATTACAGGCATGATTGTCATGGCATTCGGTTTCTTCCTATTAACAACACTAAACCTTCATACTAGTCAGCTTACTGCTATATCATATATGGCTATTATTGGTCTTGGGATGGGACTTGTAATGCCGATTATTACGCTTGCTTTACAAGAAAGCTTTTCAAAAGCAGAGCTTGGAGTTGTGACATCTTCAAGTCAGTTTTTCCGTTCAATTGGTGGGACATTTGGAATTACGGTGTTAGGAGCTGTGATGAATGCAAAGTCTGGCACGCTTTTAACAAATGACTTAGTTCCATACCTAGATACGCTTCCTGCTCAAGCAAGCACACTTGTTACAAAGTTAAAAGAAATGATTAGCACAAATCCACAAGGACTTCTGCAGTCATTATTTAGTCCAGACACCGTTAAAGGCATGCCAGGAGAAATAGTTCCTATTTTAAAAACATCTTTAATGGAATCTTTACACAGCGTATTCTTCGTCGGTTTTGCGCTTATTATCGTTGGTGCTTTATTTACGCTGTTTCTTAAGAAAATTAAGCTTGAAAATAAAAAAGGGGAAGCTTCTTCTGAACAAGAAGAGGGAGTTCCTTCCGCATCACATTAA
- the purT gene encoding phosphoribosylglycinamide formyltransferase 2 codes for MFSGKKMLLLGAGELGKEIMIEAQRFGIETVAVDRYENAPAMHVAHKHYVIDMLDSHALRDIIQKEQPDFIVPEIEAIATDELVGLEKEGFNVVPNARATKLTMDREGIRRFASEELNIPTARYQFANTYEEFTEAVAQIGYPCVIKPLMSSSGKGQSICRSEEDLKSCWNIALEGGRVKSTRVIIEEFISFDSEITLLTVRAVNGTKFCAPIGHKQENGDYIESWQPHYMTEKQLKEAEKIAKEITDGLGGYGLFGVELFLAGDRVYFSEVSPRPHDTGLVTLATQKLSEFALHVRALLGFPIPEIKLSLHGASRPLKSTQETKEYEIRGLEDALALPHTEVRVFGKPDATVGRRLAVALCGGESVEKARETAKTAHDFLHINSLD; via the coding sequence ATGTTTAGCGGAAAGAAAATGCTTTTATTAGGTGCAGGTGAACTTGGAAAAGAGATAATGATTGAAGCCCAGCGTTTTGGCATTGAAACAGTTGCTGTTGATCGCTATGAAAATGCTCCAGCAATGCATGTTGCTCATAAACATTATGTCATTGATATGTTAGACTCACATGCCCTTCGTGACATCATCCAAAAAGAACAGCCAGACTTTATCGTTCCAGAAATTGAAGCTATTGCAACAGATGAACTTGTTGGTCTTGAGAAAGAAGGATTTAACGTTGTCCCAAATGCAAGAGCAACTAAATTAACAATGGATCGAGAAGGAATTCGCCGATTTGCTTCTGAAGAACTGAATATCCCAACAGCTCGCTATCAGTTTGCAAATACATATGAAGAGTTTACTGAAGCTGTAGCACAAATAGGCTACCCTTGCGTCATTAAGCCACTTATGAGCTCTTCTGGAAAAGGACAAAGTATTTGTCGCAGTGAAGAAGATTTAAAATCATGCTGGAATATAGCTTTAGAAGGCGGACGTGTAAAAAGCACGCGCGTTATTATCGAGGAATTTATTTCTTTTGACTCTGAAATTACCCTTCTTACAGTGAGAGCTGTGAATGGAACTAAATTTTGCGCTCCAATTGGCCATAAACAAGAGAACGGAGACTATATTGAATCATGGCAGCCACACTATATGACAGAAAAACAGCTCAAAGAAGCGGAAAAAATTGCAAAAGAAATAACAGACGGCTTAGGTGGATATGGACTTTTTGGAGTTGAGCTTTTCCTAGCGGGAGATCGTGTTTATTTTAGCGAAGTTTCCCCTCGTCCTCATGATACAGGTCTTGTAACACTTGCAACTCAAAAACTATCAGAATTTGCTCTACACGTTCGCGCTCTGTTAGGTTTTCCTATTCCTGAAATCAAGCTCAGCTTACATGGTGCAAGCCGACCATTGAAATCAACACAAGAAACAAAAGAATATGAAATCAGAGGATTGGAGGATGCACTTGCTCTTCCACATACAGAAGTACGCGTTTTTGGGAAGCCAGATGCTACTGTAGGGAGACGTTTAGCTGTTGCCCTCTGCGGTGGCGAGAGCGTAGAAAAAGCTCGTGAAACAGCTAAAACAGCTCACGATTTTTTACATATTAACAGTTTGGATTAA
- a CDS encoding spore germination protein yields the protein MSDISSLSTGLERNLAYLTPLLKDQADMSRKDIYIKKHDRACTILYLQNSLNSEALQKLVDSLTSIDYLTEFEYPFKEILFSKIGLLKQTELFSYEEILEAIFNGMSVLLVDGMNIAFSLNTIMPKMRAFAEPTTERVVRGPKLSFIENTDENIGLIRQFMNNQNLMIEQGEVGLHGKVKITKLYIKGTADEKLLQRVEEKLSKVQERDIEDSGMLGELLEEVPFSPFQQIQNTERMDIALAALKDGRVIIMVDGSPFVLVVPATINMLLKSPDDYYERWIAGTFLRILRYVSLFITLFLSSIYISLVSFNQGLLPTELALTIAQTRENVPFPPFIEAIIMEMTIELLREAGIRLPTPLGQTIGLVGGVVIGQAAVQANLVSSIMVIIVSITAITSFIVPQYGFGLAFRVLRFGAMISAALLGIYGVTIFFIIVTIHMAKLDSFTIPYFDPGASIQKGKWKDFIMRLPFPKM from the coding sequence ATGAGTGATATATCTTCGTTAAGCACTGGATTAGAAAGGAATTTAGCATATCTTACTCCTTTACTAAAAGACCAGGCAGACATGTCGCGGAAAGATATTTATATAAAAAAACATGATAGAGCATGTACCATCTTATACTTACAAAATTCGTTGAATAGTGAAGCGCTTCAAAAGCTCGTTGATTCATTAACCTCAATTGACTATTTAACAGAATTTGAATATCCATTTAAAGAAATTTTATTTTCTAAGATTGGGCTTCTTAAGCAAACAGAGCTTTTCTCATATGAAGAAATACTAGAAGCTATTTTCAATGGAATGTCTGTCTTGCTTGTGGATGGAATGAATATAGCTTTTTCGTTAAATACAATAATGCCTAAAATGAGAGCATTTGCTGAGCCGACAACAGAGCGTGTTGTCCGAGGCCCAAAGCTTTCTTTTATCGAAAACACAGATGAAAATATCGGACTTATTCGCCAGTTTATGAATAATCAAAATTTGATGATTGAGCAAGGTGAAGTTGGTTTGCACGGAAAAGTAAAGATCACCAAACTTTACATCAAAGGTACAGCTGATGAAAAGCTGCTTCAGAGAGTAGAAGAAAAGCTTTCGAAAGTTCAGGAGAGAGATATTGAAGATTCGGGTATGCTTGGTGAACTTCTCGAAGAAGTACCGTTTTCTCCCTTTCAACAAATTCAAAATACAGAGCGGATGGACATCGCCTTAGCAGCTTTAAAAGATGGAAGAGTGATCATTATGGTCGATGGATCACCGTTTGTTCTTGTTGTTCCCGCAACAATTAACATGTTGTTAAAGTCTCCTGATGACTACTATGAGCGGTGGATTGCGGGAACGTTTTTACGCATACTTCGGTATGTATCTTTATTTATCACGCTTTTTTTATCTTCGATTTATATTTCGCTTGTTTCATTTAATCAAGGATTGTTGCCGACTGAACTAGCGTTGACAATTGCACAAACACGTGAAAATGTGCCATTTCCACCTTTTATTGAAGCAATTATTATGGAAATGACGATTGAATTATTAAGAGAAGCTGGAATACGACTTCCCACTCCGCTTGGTCAAACAATTGGGTTAGTTGGAGGGGTTGTCATTGGGCAAGCGGCTGTACAGGCTAATCTTGTAAGTTCAATTATGGTTATTATTGTTTCTATCACAGCGATTACTTCATTCATTGTGCCTCAGTACGGATTTGGTCTTGCCTTCCGAGTTTTACGTTTTGGAGCAATGATCAGTGCTGCGCTTTTAGGAATCTACGGAGTCACTATTTTCTTTATTATTGTAACCATTCATATGGCGAAATTAGACAGCTTTACGATTCCATACTTTGACCCAGGAGCATCAATTCAAAAAGGGAAGTGGAAAGATTTTATTATGAGGCTTCCATTCCCAAAAATGTAG